The following coding sequences are from one Phalacrocorax carbo chromosome 13, bPhaCar2.1, whole genome shotgun sequence window:
- the PCBD1 gene encoding pterin-4-alpha-carbinolamine dehydratase produces the protein MAGKAHRLSAEEREQLLPNLRAVGWNEVEGRDAIFKEFHFKDFNRAFGFMTRVALQAEKLDHHPEWFNVYNKVHITLSTHECGGLSERDINLASFIEQVAASLS, from the exons ATG GCGGGAAAAGCCCACAGGCTGAGTGCAGAGGAgagagagcagctgctgccaaacCTGAGAGCCGTGGGGTGGAATGAGGTGGAAGGCAGAGATGCCATCTTCAAAGAGTTCCACTTCAAGGACTTCAACCGG GCCTTCGGCTTCATGACCAGAGTGGCTCTACAGGCAGAAAAACTGGATCACCACCCTGAATGGTTCAATGTGTACAATAAG GTTCACATCACGTTGAGCACCCACGAGTGTGGAGGCTTATCGGAGCGAGACATCAACTTGGCCAGCTTCATTGAGCAGGTTGCAGCTTCTCTCTCGTGA